One Terriglobales bacterium genomic region harbors:
- a CDS encoding leucyl aminopeptidase: MKTTLSFSSPAQLETECLVIPVLDHGDKDKPVVRITVGDKALQDAAAELISTGEVTGKIFETVMLHRPPGLRAKRLLLIGGGKAKNFSAFELRKLAGTAVRFLKPKSIRTFAFVLPALATGSADAVKSVIEGAFVGNFDPDKYRSDRKDQQIDDLTIVAGQDEPALRAVVEQGRIIGESQNFTRELVNEPGNRMTPTMMAEHARRMVESLHVPELTIDTYGAEKIKELKMGAFWSVAQGSDEPPALIVARYEPQDAPATPVIGLVGKGITFDTGGISIKPADGMEKMKYDMAGGAAMLGAIRAIALLKPKVRVIAVVCASENMPSGKAQKPGDVQIAMSGKSIEIINTDAEGRLVLADGLYYARQLGATHLVDAATLTGACVVALGAVNAGVFTNNDAMWERFRGALQRAGEKMWRLPVDTEYLELIRSSIADIKNTGGRYGGAITAAMFLKEFVDETPWMHLDIAGTAWEEENKAWIAKGPSGIAVRSLVEFVRDIERNGPPTDGARSPNDLGARSPSSATSTEAAQARSDQGAGL; this comes from the coding sequence ATGAAGACAACGCTCTCCTTTTCCTCCCCGGCTCAGCTTGAGACTGAATGCCTCGTCATTCCGGTGCTTGATCATGGCGATAAGGACAAGCCCGTCGTTCGTATCACCGTCGGCGACAAAGCGCTCCAGGATGCCGCCGCCGAGCTCATCTCCACCGGCGAAGTCACCGGCAAAATTTTTGAAACCGTCATGTTGCATCGTCCACCCGGACTTCGAGCCAAGCGCCTGCTCCTGATCGGCGGCGGAAAAGCCAAGAACTTCTCCGCTTTCGAACTGCGCAAGCTTGCCGGCACCGCCGTGCGTTTTCTCAAGCCGAAGTCCATTCGCACCTTCGCCTTCGTTTTGCCTGCGCTGGCCACCGGCTCTGCCGATGCCGTGAAGTCCGTGATCGAAGGCGCCTTCGTCGGCAACTTTGACCCCGACAAGTACCGCAGCGACCGCAAGGACCAGCAGATCGATGACCTCACCATCGTAGCCGGCCAGGATGAACCCGCGCTGCGCGCCGTGGTTGAGCAGGGCCGCATCATCGGTGAGTCGCAGAACTTCACCCGCGAACTGGTCAACGAGCCCGGCAATCGCATGACCCCCACCATGATGGCGGAGCACGCCCGCCGCATGGTCGAGTCGCTCCATGTGCCCGAACTTACGATCGACACTTATGGTGCCGAGAAGATCAAGGAACTCAAGATGGGCGCTTTCTGGAGCGTCGCGCAGGGCTCCGACGAGCCCCCTGCATTGATCGTGGCGCGATATGAGCCCCAGGACGCCCCGGCGACGCCTGTCATCGGCCTCGTCGGCAAGGGCATCACCTTCGACACTGGCGGCATCTCCATCAAACCGGCCGACGGCATGGAGAAAATGAAGTACGACATGGCGGGCGGAGCGGCCATGCTGGGAGCCATCCGCGCCATCGCGCTGCTCAAGCCGAAAGTCCGCGTTATTGCTGTTGTCTGCGCTTCGGAAAACATGCCTTCCGGGAAGGCGCAAAAACCCGGCGATGTGCAGATCGCGATGTCCGGTAAGTCGATCGAGATCATCAACACCGACGCCGAAGGACGCCTCGTTCTCGCCGACGGCCTGTACTATGCCCGCCAGCTTGGCGCCACGCACCTGGTCGATGCGGCCACTCTTACCGGCGCCTGCGTGGTCGCGCTCGGCGCTGTCAATGCCGGTGTTTTCACCAACAATGACGCCATGTGGGAGCGTTTTCGCGGCGCCTTGCAGCGGGCCGGCGAAAAGATGTGGCGTCTGCCCGTCGATACCGAATATCTGGAGCTCATTCGCTCTTCCATCGCCGACATCAAGAACACCGGCGGACGCTACGGCGGCGCCATCACCGCGGCGATGTTCCTGAAGGAATTCGTGGACGAGACGCCGTGGATGCACCTCGACATCGCCGGCACGGCCTGGGAAGAAGAGAACAAAGCCTGGATCGCCAAGGGTCCGTCGGGAATAGCGGTGCGCTCGTTGGTGGAATTTGTGCGCGACATCGAACGCAATGGCCCGCCCACCGATGGAGCCCGCTCGCCCAATGATCTCGGAGCGCGCTCGCCCTCGAGCGCGACCTCAACCGAAGCCGCCCAAGCCCGCTCGGATCAAGGCGCAGGTTTGTAG
- a CDS encoding amidohydrolase family protein encodes MKLVVPLMILFAMNLQAQSSKLEAPDQIFINGDIYTGAEEGFGGAAAKVYPRAQAIAAKKGRIVEVGTSDALRKRKGPRTQVIDLGGHFVMPGLNDAHLHLANGGFEMLNVELSEVKSLEEMKARIAERVKSAGPGEWILGRGWDDTKWTAQKIPTRQDLDSVTGDHPALFIRTDGHMLVANTAALRIAGITKQTQDPEGGRIDRDNTGEPEGGLRETAQVLARKMVPPPTPAQRRRGAELALQQAARYGLTSAQDNSQWEDFLTYADLENEGKLTLRISEWLPFPQPLNILEQHRVFHSPADPMLHTGMLKAFMDGSIGSHTAAMLSPYTDEPKNSGLPQYEQATLDQMSAQRAAAGFQMGFHAIGDRGVAMALQAFAAAERYVEEKNPNAPQLQQPGGFRFRMEHAQVVEPEDFARFRQLRVIASMQPNHLLTDMNWAIQRIGTERAKHSYAWNEFLRNGVVLAFGTDYPVEPITPFRGLYAAVTRKNEAGTKEYVPEQKISIDQAIAAYTTGAAYAEFAESEKGRLAPGFLADFVVLDRDISKVAPAEILQTKVLRTVVGGKTVYEAAK; translated from the coding sequence ATGAAACTTGTTGTTCCGTTAATGATTCTGTTCGCCATGAACCTGCAAGCGCAGTCCAGCAAGCTCGAAGCTCCCGATCAGATCTTCATCAACGGCGACATTTACACCGGCGCAGAGGAAGGATTCGGCGGCGCTGCAGCCAAGGTGTATCCGCGCGCGCAAGCAATCGCGGCGAAGAAAGGGCGCATCGTGGAGGTCGGCACTAGCGATGCGCTTCGCAAGAGGAAAGGCCCGCGGACGCAAGTGATCGACCTGGGCGGGCACTTCGTCATGCCCGGGTTGAACGACGCACACCTGCACCTCGCGAACGGCGGCTTCGAGATGCTGAACGTTGAGCTGTCGGAGGTGAAATCTCTGGAGGAAATGAAGGCGCGCATTGCCGAGCGCGTGAAGAGCGCCGGGCCTGGCGAGTGGATCCTGGGCCGGGGCTGGGACGATACCAAGTGGACCGCGCAGAAAATTCCAACGCGGCAGGACCTGGACTCTGTCACCGGGGACCATCCTGCGCTCTTCATTCGCACCGACGGGCATATGCTGGTGGCGAACACGGCGGCGCTGCGCATCGCGGGCATTACGAAACAAACGCAGGATCCGGAGGGCGGTCGCATCGATCGCGACAACACGGGTGAACCCGAAGGCGGCTTGCGCGAAACTGCGCAAGTCCTGGCGCGGAAAATGGTTCCCCCGCCGACGCCGGCGCAACGGCGGCGCGGAGCCGAACTGGCGCTGCAGCAGGCGGCGCGCTACGGGCTCACATCGGCGCAGGACAACTCGCAATGGGAGGACTTCCTCACCTATGCCGACCTGGAAAATGAGGGCAAGCTGACACTGCGTATTTCCGAGTGGCTGCCGTTCCCGCAGCCGTTGAACATTCTGGAGCAGCACCGCGTGTTCCATTCGCCCGCAGACCCGATGCTGCACACCGGAATGCTGAAAGCGTTCATGGACGGCTCGATCGGATCGCATACCGCGGCGATGCTGTCGCCGTACACCGACGAACCGAAGAATTCCGGCCTGCCGCAATATGAACAGGCAACACTGGACCAGATGTCTGCCCAGCGAGCGGCGGCGGGATTCCAGATGGGTTTCCACGCCATCGGCGATCGCGGTGTGGCCATGGCCTTGCAGGCATTTGCCGCCGCCGAACGATACGTCGAAGAAAAAAATCCGAACGCGCCGCAACTGCAACAGCCCGGCGGCTTTCGTTTCCGCATGGAGCACGCGCAGGTGGTCGAGCCGGAAGACTTCGCACGCTTTCGCCAGCTGCGGGTGATCGCTTCCATGCAGCCCAACCACCTGCTGACGGACATGAATTGGGCGATTCAGCGCATCGGTACCGAAAGAGCGAAGCATTCCTACGCGTGGAATGAATTTCTGCGCAACGGTGTGGTGCTCGCGTTCGGCACCGACTATCCGGTAGAACCAATCACGCCTTTCCGCGGACTCTACGCCGCGGTCACGCGCAAGAATGAAGCGGGCACGAAGGAGTACGTGCCGGAACAGAAGATCTCGATTGACCAGGCCATTGCTGCCTACACGACCGGCGCCGCTTACGCGGAATTTGCCGAGTCGGAGAAGGGAAGGCTGGCGCCCGGGTTCCTTGCCGATTTCGTGGTTCTTGACCGCGATATCAGCAAGGTTGCGCCGGCGGAAATTCTGCAGACCAAGGTGCTGCGCACCGTGGTTGGCGGTAAGACCGTGTACGAAGCGGCGAAGTAA
- a CDS encoding M20/M25/M40 family metallo-hydrolase, which yields MPAQTAVARQVSRIAALAPVEAATAWFLAHEELLLERQMEVTRIPAPPFGETARAEWLAARFRELGLEEVHIDGIGNVIGIRPGAAAQPEPKYLAVTAHMDTVFPAGTGVVVRRENNRLYGPGISDNSAGITALLALAGALQHAEIRTEWPLAFIGNVGEEGEGDVRGMRYIFAEACWRDTIAATLVLDGAGTDTVVTEALGSKRFLVTLFGPGGHSWSDFGTANPIVVLARAIDQFARTPIPASPKTTFNIGVISGGTSVNSIPETASIKVDIRSVAGEQVERLERALRDAVERAVAQEPRTTFGGRSHSGLAADIKLIGSRPAARLGAGSPLLAVIQAVDTLLDNNARLQRASTDANIPLSQGRDAVAIGAGGAGGGAHTLHEWYDPTGRDLGLRRILLTVLAVAGVQE from the coding sequence ATGCCGGCACAAACCGCCGTCGCGCGGCAGGTGTCGCGCATCGCCGCCCTGGCGCCGGTGGAGGCCGCGACTGCGTGGTTCTTGGCACACGAAGAGTTGTTGCTGGAACGGCAGATGGAAGTAACGCGGATCCCGGCGCCACCGTTCGGCGAAACGGCGCGCGCAGAATGGCTGGCAGCGCGTTTTCGCGAGCTGGGCCTTGAGGAAGTGCACATTGACGGCATCGGCAACGTGATCGGTATTCGTCCGGGAGCGGCGGCGCAACCGGAGCCGAAGTACCTGGCGGTTACGGCGCACATGGACACGGTATTTCCCGCCGGCACGGGAGTCGTCGTTCGGCGCGAAAACAATCGGCTTTATGGTCCGGGCATTTCCGACAACAGCGCCGGGATCACGGCACTGCTGGCGCTGGCGGGCGCTTTGCAACACGCGGAAATCCGCACCGAGTGGCCGCTGGCATTCATCGGCAACGTCGGCGAAGAGGGAGAAGGCGACGTGCGCGGGATGCGTTACATTTTCGCCGAGGCGTGCTGGCGGGACACAATTGCGGCGACGTTAGTGCTCGATGGCGCCGGCACTGACACCGTGGTGACCGAGGCGCTCGGGAGCAAGCGTTTCCTGGTGACGCTGTTCGGCCCGGGCGGGCATTCCTGGAGCGATTTCGGCACAGCCAACCCGATCGTGGTGCTGGCCCGCGCCATTGATCAGTTCGCGCGCACGCCGATTCCCGCATCGCCGAAGACGACGTTTAATATCGGCGTCATCAGCGGCGGCACGTCGGTGAATTCGATTCCGGAAACGGCAAGCATCAAGGTGGACATCCGTTCCGTGGCAGGCGAGCAGGTGGAACGCCTGGAGCGAGCGTTGCGCGATGCCGTGGAGCGCGCCGTCGCGCAGGAGCCTCGTACGACTTTTGGCGGGCGCTCGCATAGCGGCTTGGCCGCCGATATCAAGCTCATCGGCAGCAGACCGGCGGCGAGGCTGGGCGCTGGAAGTCCGCTGCTGGCGGTGATCCAGGCCGTGGACACGTTGCTGGACAACAATGCGCGCCTGCAACGCGCTTCCACTGACGCCAACATTCCCTTATCGCAAGGACGTGACGCGGTGGCGATCGGAGCCGGTGGAGCTGGAGGAGGCGCGCACACGCTGCACGAGTGGTATGACCCTACCGGGCGCGATCTCGGATTGCGGCGCATCCTGCTGACCGTGCTCGCGGTGGCCGGAGTCCAGGAATGA
- a CDS encoding amino acid permease codes for MPAPPAIHETGLVRAIGRWSLAALMFNTIIGASVFGLPSLLAARLGAWSVPGYLIAGVGVGVIAACMAEVGSQFRETGGPYLYARAAFGPFVAIQIGWMMWLSRIAATSAVADLFISYSTQFFPGIEAPLPRAILLLSLISFLAIVNYLGVSGATTVSNFFSAAKLGLLAFLIAGCGLALVLHPALRSIPPAISASVGDWFDSIVLMVYAYGGFEAVFLVTGESRDPRRDLPFAIAVSIAAAALVFVALQYVVIHILPNAAASGKPAADAAQRFLGQVGGWFVAAGALVSMYGYLSASLLHSPRLTFAMGEQGDFPRWFAAIHPRFQTPYVSILLFAALAMAFSIAGNFRWNAVLTTLSKILVYGGVAAALPALRRKQPQADAFRLPAGNFFAVLALLFMAVLATRIQRSAGAVLAITLLVGFATWMWARRKFVITRT; via the coding sequence ATGCCTGCCCCACCAGCAATCCACGAGACTGGCCTGGTTCGCGCCATCGGGCGCTGGAGCCTGGCGGCGCTGATGTTCAACACCATCATCGGCGCCAGCGTATTCGGTCTTCCATCGCTTTTGGCCGCACGACTCGGCGCGTGGAGCGTACCCGGTTATCTGATTGCCGGCGTAGGCGTGGGCGTCATCGCCGCTTGTATGGCAGAGGTGGGTTCACAATTTCGCGAGACGGGAGGACCGTATCTCTACGCGCGGGCGGCATTCGGGCCGTTTGTCGCTATCCAGATCGGCTGGATGATGTGGCTGTCGCGCATCGCCGCCACCTCGGCTGTTGCAGACCTGTTCATCTCCTACAGCACGCAATTTTTCCCCGGCATTGAAGCCCCGTTGCCGCGAGCGATTCTATTACTCTCGCTGATCTCCTTCCTGGCCATAGTGAACTATCTGGGCGTGAGTGGCGCGACCACCGTGAGCAACTTTTTCAGCGCAGCCAAACTCGGTCTCCTGGCGTTTCTAATCGCAGGTTGCGGATTGGCGCTAGTGCTCCATCCCGCCCTACGCAGTATCCCGCCGGCGATTTCGGCCAGCGTTGGCGATTGGTTCGACAGCATTGTCCTGATGGTGTACGCCTACGGTGGATTCGAAGCCGTTTTCTTAGTGACGGGGGAGTCGCGGGACCCACGGCGCGACCTCCCCTTTGCGATTGCTGTCTCCATTGCCGCCGCCGCCCTCGTGTTTGTCGCTTTGCAATATGTCGTCATTCACATCCTCCCCAACGCCGCAGCCAGTGGCAAACCCGCCGCCGACGCGGCACAGCGATTCCTGGGCCAAGTAGGAGGATGGTTCGTCGCGGCGGGGGCCCTGGTTTCAATGTATGGATATCTCAGTGCCAGCTTGCTGCACTCCCCACGCTTGACCTTCGCCATGGGAGAGCAGGGCGATTTTCCACGCTGGTTTGCCGCCATTCATCCCCGCTTCCAAACGCCCTATGTTTCGATTCTGCTGTTTGCCGCCCTGGCAATGGCCTTCTCCATCGCCGGAAATTTTCGATGGAACGCCGTCTTAACCACACTGTCCAAAATCCTGGTATACGGTGGGGTCGCCGCTGCTCTGCCCGCATTGAGGCGAAAGCAGCCTCAGGCTGACGCATTCCGACTGCCTGCCGGAAACTTTTTTGCGGTGCTCGCGCTGTTGTTCATGGCAGTGCTGGCGACGCGTATCCAGCGTAGTGCCGGGGCGGTGCTGGCGATTACGCTGTTGGTCGGATTTGCCACCTGGATGTGGGCACGGCGGAAATTCGTGATCACTCGCACCTAA
- a CDS encoding aldehyde dehydrogenase family protein → MATEPQVVARRIVAVNPATGETLREFDCAKDGEVAGAVERARKAQLAWEATGIQRRIEILRAFQTCLHAKKEEVARLITREAGKPYAEALVQEVVVALDATRFCIEQAPEMLRAEPVPHRNPIMKAKAGRLLRRPHGVVGIISPWNFPFSTPAGEVVAALVMGNAVVLKPSEFTPLCALELKSLFEAAKLPDGLFEVVVGDGATGAALIASPIDKLVFTGSVATGRRVAQACAARFLPVVLELGGKDPMLVLDDADLDVASSGAVWGAFVNAGQACLSVERCYVHRSLYDRFVEMCVEKTRKLKVGNGAEPDTDIGPMIHERQLRIVEEQVNDAVAHDARVLAGGRRITELGPNFYAPTVMTGVDHSMRVMREETFGPVLPIMAFDSDEEAIRLANDSEFGLAASVWTRDRSRGERVARQISAGTVLVNDAVVGFGISEAPHGGVKCSGMGRTHGRLGLEEMVWTQYLDSDRLPGMKKTWWYGYGPEFGRQMESFADWLFAPRLLTRMRGALRSAGSLLRKRL, encoded by the coding sequence ATGGCAACGGAACCCCAAGTGGTCGCCCGGCGCATTGTCGCGGTAAATCCCGCTACCGGGGAGACTTTGCGCGAGTTCGATTGCGCGAAGGACGGCGAGGTCGCGGGCGCGGTGGAGCGCGCGCGCAAGGCGCAACTTGCCTGGGAGGCTACCGGAATACAGCGGCGGATCGAGATACTGCGCGCCTTTCAGACGTGCCTTCACGCGAAGAAAGAAGAGGTTGCGCGGCTGATTACCCGCGAGGCCGGCAAGCCTTATGCCGAGGCGTTGGTCCAGGAGGTTGTAGTTGCGCTGGATGCGACGCGCTTCTGCATCGAGCAGGCCCCGGAGATGCTGCGCGCTGAACCGGTGCCGCACAGGAATCCAATCATGAAGGCAAAAGCCGGGCGGCTGTTGCGGCGTCCGCACGGGGTGGTCGGCATCATTTCGCCCTGGAATTTTCCATTCTCCACACCGGCAGGAGAAGTGGTGGCGGCGCTGGTCATGGGGAATGCGGTGGTGCTGAAGCCGTCGGAGTTCACGCCGCTGTGCGCTCTGGAATTGAAATCGTTATTCGAGGCCGCGAAATTGCCCGACGGATTGTTCGAGGTGGTGGTCGGCGACGGCGCAACTGGCGCGGCGCTGATTGCGTCGCCGATCGACAAGCTGGTGTTTACTGGCAGCGTCGCCACTGGGCGGCGAGTTGCCCAGGCTTGTGCGGCACGATTTCTGCCGGTGGTGCTCGAGCTCGGCGGCAAGGATCCCATGCTGGTGCTCGACGATGCCGACCTGGACGTGGCATCGAGCGGCGCGGTGTGGGGAGCGTTCGTCAATGCGGGGCAGGCGTGCTTATCGGTGGAGCGGTGTTACGTGCATCGCAGCTTATATGACCGTTTCGTGGAAATGTGCGTCGAGAAGACGCGAAAGCTTAAGGTCGGCAATGGCGCCGAGCCCGACACTGACATCGGCCCCATGATCCACGAGCGCCAGCTGCGAATCGTGGAGGAGCAGGTGAACGACGCGGTGGCGCATGACGCGCGCGTGCTCGCGGGCGGACGGCGAATAACGGAGTTGGGTCCGAATTTCTACGCGCCCACGGTCATGACTGGAGTGGACCACTCCATGCGGGTCATGCGCGAGGAGACGTTCGGGCCGGTGCTGCCCATCATGGCGTTCGATTCCGACGAGGAAGCCATTCGTCTCGCCAACGACTCGGAATTTGGGCTTGCCGCCAGCGTCTGGACTCGAGACCGCAGCCGTGGCGAGCGGGTGGCGCGGCAAATTTCAGCGGGAACCGTGCTGGTCAACGATGCTGTGGTCGGCTTCGGCATCAGCGAGGCGCCACACGGGGGCGTGAAGTGCAGCGGGATGGGACGCACGCATGGACGCTTGGGTCTGGAAGAGATGGTCTGGACGCAGTATCTCGATTCCGATCGCCTGCCGGGAATGAAAAAAACCTGGTGGTACGGCTATGGGCCAGAGTTCGGGCGACAGATGGAGTCCTTCGCAGACTGGCTTTTCGCGCCCAGGCTGCTCACGCGAATGCGGGGGGCGCTGCGCTCGGCGGGATCACTGTTGCGGAAAAGGTTGTGA
- the truA gene encoding tRNA pseudouridine(38-40) synthase TruA yields MRTLKITLAYDGSEFSGWQVQPGRPTIQGTLAEALRRITGESVLPQGSGRTDAGVHALAQVASCTMETSIPDSNLVIALNDILPATIRVMQVEEVKPEFHARRSARAKTYRYRVFRGDICPPFLARQVYHHPYPLDEQAMMAAAPAVVGEHDFTSFAAVDPEKRDENGDRSNVRAISVSKWERAGEELVYTVRGNGFLHHMVRNLVGTFLLVGKRSLQAGDVVRILQARDRSANPGATAPAGGLYLVSVEY; encoded by the coding sequence ATGCGTACGCTGAAAATCACGCTCGCCTACGATGGCTCCGAATTCAGCGGCTGGCAGGTGCAGCCGGGCCGGCCGACCATCCAGGGGACGCTGGCCGAGGCGCTGCGCCGGATCACCGGCGAGAGCGTACTGCCGCAGGGCTCAGGACGGACCGATGCCGGCGTGCACGCGCTGGCGCAGGTGGCGTCGTGCACGATGGAAACGTCGATTCCGGATTCCAACCTCGTAATTGCGCTGAATGACATCCTCCCGGCAACCATCCGAGTGATGCAGGTGGAAGAAGTGAAGCCGGAGTTTCATGCTCGAAGGTCGGCACGGGCGAAGACGTATCGATACCGCGTCTTTCGCGGCGACATTTGCCCGCCGTTTCTGGCCAGGCAGGTGTATCACCATCCATATCCGCTGGACGAGCAGGCCATGATGGCTGCGGCGCCTGCAGTCGTCGGCGAGCACGATTTCACGTCATTCGCGGCAGTCGATCCGGAGAAGCGCGACGAGAACGGCGACCGGTCAAATGTGCGGGCCATCTCGGTCTCGAAGTGGGAGCGCGCGGGCGAGGAATTGGTGTACACGGTCCGCGGCAACGGATTTTTACACCACATGGTACGCAACCTGGTGGGAACGTTCCTGCTGGTGGGCAAAAGATCACTGCAGGCGGGCGACGTTGTGCGCATCTTGCAGGCGCGCGACCGCTCGGCGAATCCCGGGGCGACCGCGCCGGCAGGCGGGCTGTACCTGGTCTCGGTGGAATATTGA
- a CDS encoding TolC family protein — translation MSSRSFFVFRGTLIAFTVAACLASSAWAQRTDYSRGAPPLPNPIAPYLARTVPAPNFANSPRIDQLIQNGKLMLSLDDAITLALENNLDIAIARYNLDIADTDILRTKSGAAARGVAAGIVSGTPGGGVGGFGTGASGASAGGTSSAAGGAGTGTGGLVTSTTGVGPTVPSFDPFVSSTLQIERAVFPQSNAVIAGVSTLNQNTSTANFTYNQGFATGTNMSVGFNNSRVTSNSARTFLSPALNSSFRLTISQHLLQGFGIAPNLRFIRQAKNSREIADVAFRGQVISTVTQVQNIYWDLVNAYEDVRVKERSLGLANQLLGDTQKQVQIGTLAPIEVVRSQSAVASAKQDLIISQTALQLQQLLTKNALSRNLQDPALAAAEVIPTDTMSMPSTEPVTPIQDMLNDALSHRWELAQSRIDLTNREINKKGARSALLPTVDLFAFYGASALGGVGTPASIAFGSPIPTTGYGSTFGGLFDSSAPDKGMGLSINIPIRNRSAQADQVRSELEYSQAQMRLQQLQNQIRIEVRNAQYSLEQNRARVDAAQAGAKLAAESLDAEQKKYLLGASTNYNVLQSQRDLAQAESNLVSARAAYEKSRVEVDRATGVTLSHLGIDIADAESAQVKKSPNVPGVVPRTDNPQAPPTIPQAGQPAQPLPPTPTGPVGQPPAQQPPAAEKPTPPELQ, via the coding sequence ATGTCATCGAGGTCTTTTTTTGTGTTTCGCGGCACTCTCATCGCTTTCACGGTTGCGGCATGCCTGGCTTCGTCGGCGTGGGCACAGCGAACCGATTATTCGAGAGGAGCACCACCCCTCCCCAATCCCATCGCGCCTTACCTGGCGCGGACTGTGCCGGCACCCAATTTCGCCAACAGCCCGCGCATTGACCAGTTGATCCAGAACGGCAAGCTTATGCTTTCGCTGGACGACGCCATTACGCTGGCGCTGGAAAACAATCTCGACATCGCCATCGCGCGCTATAACCTCGACATTGCCGACACCGACATTCTGCGCACCAAGTCGGGCGCCGCTGCCCGCGGCGTCGCCGCCGGAATCGTCAGCGGCACGCCCGGAGGCGGCGTGGGCGGTTTCGGCACCGGAGCCTCCGGGGCCAGCGCCGGCGGCACCAGCAGCGCGGCCGGCGGCGCCGGCACCGGCACCGGCGGTTTGGTCACCTCCACCACCGGCGTCGGACCGACAGTTCCTTCTTTCGACCCGTTCGTCAGCAGCACCTTGCAGATTGAACGCGCCGTCTTTCCGCAATCCAACGCTGTCATTGCCGGCGTTTCTACCCTGAACCAGAACACGAGCACCGCGAACTTCACCTATAACCAGGGATTCGCCACCGGCACCAACATGAGCGTGGGGTTCAACAACTCTCGCGTTACCTCCAACAGCGCCCGGACATTTTTGAGCCCGGCGCTCAACAGCAGTTTTCGGCTCACGATCAGCCAGCATCTTCTGCAGGGTTTCGGCATCGCGCCCAACCTGCGCTTCATCCGGCAGGCGAAGAACAGCCGCGAAATCGCCGACGTTGCCTTCCGCGGCCAGGTGATTTCCACGGTCACTCAAGTCCAGAACATTTACTGGGACCTGGTGAATGCCTATGAGGATGTGCGCGTGAAGGAGCGCTCCCTCGGACTGGCTAACCAGTTGCTCGGCGACACGCAGAAGCAGGTGCAGATCGGCACCCTGGCGCCGATCGAGGTCGTGCGCTCGCAAAGCGCGGTCGCTTCCGCGAAGCAGGACCTGATCATCAGCCAGACGGCCCTCCAGTTGCAGCAGCTGCTGACCAAGAACGCACTCTCACGCAACCTTCAGGATCCCGCGCTTGCCGCCGCCGAGGTGATCCCGACCGACACCATGTCCATGCCGAGCACGGAGCCGGTCACGCCGATTCAGGATATGCTCAACGACGCGCTCTCCCACCGCTGGGAACTGGCACAGTCGCGTATTGACCTCACCAATCGCGAGATCAACAAAAAAGGCGCCCGCAGCGCCCTGCTTCCGACCGTGGACCTGTTTGCTTTCTATGGTGCTTCGGCGCTGGGTGGCGTGGGGACACCCGCCAGCATTGCATTCGGAAGTCCCATTCCGACCACCGGCTACGGCTCCACATTCGGCGGTCTGTTCGACAGCAGCGCTCCCGACAAGGGGATGGGCCTGTCGATCAACATTCCGATTCGCAACCGCAGCGCCCAGGCTGACCAGGTTCGCTCCGAACTGGAATATAGCCAGGCGCAAATGCGCTTGCAGCAGCTGCAGAACCAGATTCGCATCGAGGTGCGCAACGCCCAGTACTCCCTGGAGCAAAACCGGGCGCGCGTTGACGCCGCGCAGGCCGGCGCCAAGCTCGCCGCCGAAAGCCTCGATGCCGAGCAGAAAAAATATCTCCTCGGCGCTTCCACCAATTACAACGTCCTGCAGTCGCAGCGTGACCTGGCGCAGGCGGAATCGAACCTGGTCAGCGCCCGCGCAGCGTACGAAAAATCGCGTGTCGAAGTCGACCGCGCTACCGGCGTCACGCTCAGTCATCTCGGTATCGATATTGCGGATGCCGAAAGTGCTCAAGTAAAGAAATCCCCGAATGTGCCGGGCGTCGTGCCTCGTACCGACAATCCGCAGGCTCCGCCGACCATTCCGCAGGCCGGTCAGCCCGCCCAACCTTTGCCGCCAACGCCGACCGGTCCTGTCGGTCAGCCCCCGGCGCAGCAGCCGCCTGCGGCGGAGAAGCCAACTCCGCCGGAACTGCAGTAA